A region from the Rhodamnia argentea isolate NSW1041297 chromosome 7, ASM2092103v1, whole genome shotgun sequence genome encodes:
- the LOC125315876 gene encoding rust resistance kinase Lr10-like yields the protein MHNGSLDKHIFSRAEGTSLDCKEVYEIALGVVRGIEYLHRGCDVQILHFDIKPHNILLDKDFTPKVSDFGLARLYPTDHNTVTLIAARGTLGYMAPELVYKNLGGVSYKADVYSFGKLLIEMASGRKNWDAVVECSSRTYFPLWVHDQLSEGLDIPLEQAREEDRRTVKKMMIVALWCIQWSPRDRPSMRKVLEMLEREADDLQLPPKPLFYPTEESTRDDGTWTGEGNDMTSTPSTSAMTYEDSHLEDTSTVITQV from the coding sequence ATGCACAATGGGTCTTTGGACAAGCATATTTTCTCACGAGCGGAAGGGACTTCCCTTGATTGCAAGGAAGTGTACGAGATTGCTCTCGGAGTAGTTAGAGGGATTGAATATCTTCATCGAGGATGCGACGTACAAATTCTACACTTTGATATcaagcctcacaacattcttctCGATAAGGATTTCACCCCAAAAGTTTCCGACTTTGGGCTCGCAAGATTGTATCCCACAGACCACAATACCGTGACTCTGATCGCTGCGAGAGGAACCTTGGGATACATGGCTCCGGAGCTGGTCTACAAGAACCTTGGGGGCGTCTCTTACAAAGCCGATGTCTATAGTTTtggcaagttgttgatagaaaTGGCCAGTGGGAGGAAGAATTGGGACGCGGTTGTAGAGTGTTCCAGTCGGACTTACTTCCCTTTATGGGTTCATGACCAACTTAGCGAAGGATTGGACATCCCGTTGGAGCAAGCTAGAGAGGAGGATAGGAGAACagtaaagaagatgatgatagtTGCTCTTTGGTGCATACAATGGAGTCCTAGAGACCGCCCTTCGATGCGCAAAGTCTTGGAAATGCTGGAAAGAGAAGCAGATGATCTACAATTACCTCCCAAGCCACTCTTTTATCCAACAGAAGAGTCGACAAGAGATGATGGAACTTGGACTGGGGAAGGCAATGATATGACATCCACTCCATCAACTAGTGCAATGACTTACGAAGATTCTCATCTCGAGGATACAAGTACTGTCATTACACAAGTATAG